A region from the Triticum aestivum cultivar Chinese Spring chromosome 3D, IWGSC CS RefSeq v2.1, whole genome shotgun sequence genome encodes:
- the LOC123075558 gene encoding nascent polypeptide-associated complex subunit alpha-like protein 1 has translation MTVAELLRAQLEEQNIEGDEPILEDDDDDDEDDDEDEDEKDDDDVEGGDAGGRSRQSRSEKKSRKAMEKLGMKAITGVTRVTIKKSKTVSYVLSKPDVFKSSQSDTYIMFGEVKLEDPSTQLQTQAAEQFKVPGPSSVISRGEPSVAAAQDDEEVDDTDVDKKDVELVMRQASVSRSRAVKALKAADGDIVSAIMELTN, from the exons ATGACGGTCGCCGAGCTGCTCCGCGCCCAGCTCGAGGAGCAGAACATCGAG GGAGATGAGCCTATccttgaggatgatgatgacgacgatgaagacgatgatgaggatgaggatgaaaaagatgacgatgACGTTGAGG GGGGTGATGCTGGTGGAAGATCTCGGCAGAGTAGGAGTGAGAAGAAGAGCAGGAAAGCCATGGAGAAGCTTGGCATGAAGGCCATTACTGGTGTGACCCGTGTAACTATCAAGAAGAGCAAGACCGTGAGC TATGTCCTCTCCAAGCCAGACGTCTTCAAGAGCTCGCAGTCAGACACCTACATCATGTTCGGGGAGGTCAAGCTCGAGGACCCGAGCACTCAGCTGCAGACACAAGCGGCGGAACAGTTCAAGGTGCCAGGCCCGAGCAGTGTGATCTCAAGGGGCGAGCCGTCCGTGGCAGCTGCCCAGGACGATGAGGAGGTCGACGACACTGATGTTGACAAGAAGGACGTCGAGCTCGTGATGAGGCAGGCCTCCGTGTCGAGATCCAGGGCCGTGAAGGCACTCAAGGCTGCGGATGGCGACATTGTCAGTGCTATCATGGAGTTGACTAACTAG